ATGGACGCCATCGTCCCTAGCGGTGGCCCGGGTGTCTCGCCTAGCGAGCACAACGGATACCTGGTGGGAGACCCGAACCCCACCGGGGTCCGACTTCGGGAGCACGCCAGCGAGGTCGGATGCGGCGGGGCGCGGTACCAAATGGGGGTAGCCGCGCTCCGTCGCACTGGGCGGAACATCACTTTAACCACGCGGGCTTCGAAGATATTCCATATCGGGAATCTTCGCCGTGAGCGTCGTTTTTCACAGGAGTGGCCGGAGCGAACTCTATAGAATAAGGAGAAATCGCCCCCGACATTTCGGAGACGCGCATGGCTGTGCTGTTGACTGCATTCTTGGTGCTGTCAATTGTCACGCCAAAACTCACCCGCTGGCTTTCTACCCGGGTATTCTTCGTCATCGCGCTGGTTCCGCTCTCGGCATTCGTGGTGACGCTGACGCAGACACCGATGATCATTGCCGGGGATGAAGCGCTCGAGGCGTACCCGTGGATTCCCTCACTGGGCATTGAACTGTCGTTTCGCGTGGACGCTCTCGCCTGGCTTCTCTCGCTCGTCGTCACCGGCGTCGGAACGCTCGTTCTGGTGTACTGCGCCCACTATTTTCGCGCCGATGAGCCAGGCCTCGGGCGATTTGCCGCCATCATGCTGGCCTTTGCCGGCACGATGTACGGACTCGTGATCAGCGACGACATCGTCGTAATGTTCATGTTCTGGGAGATCACCAGCATCCTGTCGTACCTGCTGATCGGTCATTACACGGGGCGTAAGGAGTCCCGCGGCGCTGCGCTGCAGGCGCTTCTCGTCACCACGTTCGGCGGGCTCATCATGCTGATCGGCGTGGTGATGATGATTGTTGCGTCGGGAAGCACATCGATCGCCGCGATGGTGGCGCATCCGCCAGGCGGCGCGGCTGTCGCGACAGCTGTCATTCTGATCTTGATTGGTGCGCTGTCGAAATCCGCCATCGTTCCTTTTCACTTCTGGCTCCCCGCAGCAATGGCCGCACCAACGCCCGTGAGCGCATACCTGCACGCCGCGGCGATGGTGAAGGCGGGTATCTACCTCGTCGCACGATTCGCGCCAGGCTACGCGGACTCTCCGGGGTGGATGCCGACGCTCATCGTTCTAGGGCTGGCGGCAATGCTTGTCGGTGCGTGGAGATCTCTGCGGCAGTACGACCTCAAGCTCGTGCTTGCCTATGGCACGGTCAGCCAACTCGGATTCCTGATGGTGATTGCTGGCTTCGGAACGCACGACGCCGGGCTGGCCGCCGTTGTCCTTCTTCTCGCCCACGCTCTCTATAAGGCAACGCTGTTTCTCGTCGTCGGCATCATCGACCAGCGCACGGGCACACGAGACTGGCGCAAGCTGTCGGGTATCGGGCGCCGAGCGCCCGTACTCATGATCGTCTCGGCCATCGCGTGCCTTTCCATGGCGGGCGTTCCACCGCTTTTCGGATTCATCGCGAAAGAAGCAGTATTCACTGCGTTTTTCGACGCGGGTCTTGCGGGCAGTTCCTGGGGCTGGGTTGCTCTCATTGGAACAGCGGTCGGCTCGATTCTGACTGTTGCTTACACGGCACGATTCTTCTGGGGAGCGTTTGCTCGCCGAGAGAATTGCGAGCCGACGCCGCTGCGCATGGAGGGCAACGGACTGCTCGTCTCGCCAATTCTGCTCACGCTCGGAACTGTTGTGCTCGGTGTGGTGCCAGGAGTGCTTGGCGCCCCACTGGGCGTTTACGCGGAGAGTTTTGCTGATGGCGGCCACGCTTACCTCGCGCTCTGGCACGGGCTGCAGCCGGCGCTCGCGATTTCGGCAGGGGTGCTCGCCATCGGTCTCGCGCTGTTCGCCGTGCGCACGCTCGTCGCTCGCATTCAAGACATGGTGCCCGACTGGATCGAGACGTCGCGCGGATACTGGTCGATCGTCAGCGCCGTCGACCGGCTGGCTGCGCGAAGCACGATCTTCGCCCAGCGTGGCGGGCTCTCGCAGTACCTCTCAACGATTCTCGTGGTGTTCGTCGCCGGCATGGTGTTCACGCTGTCGATGAACGACACCTGGCCCGACGGCATTCGGTTCTTCGATTACCCAGCGCAGGCGGTCATCGGGCTCGTCATGGTCATTGCCGCGATCATGGCGGCCGTCGTCGAGAAGCGCATGACGGCCGTGCTGCTCGTCGGCATCACCGGGTATGGGCTCGTTGCTTTGTTCGCACTTCACGGGGCGCCGGATCTTGCGATCACTCAGGGGCTCGTCGAAATGGCGACGATTGTGATCTTCGTGCTGGTGCTCCGACGGCTTCCGGTGAAGATCGCGCAGCACAACAAACCAGAGCAGAAGAAACGTCGAATGCTGATCGGCGGTCTCGTCGGTGTGACGATGGGCGTCGTAGGCATTGTCGCTCTTGCCGCGCGCCAGGCAGAAAGCATCTCTGCGCAGCTGCCCGACCTCGCCGTGAACGAAGGACACGGACGCAACATCGTGAACGTGATGCTCGTCGATATTCGCGCGTGGGACACCATGGGGGAGATCTCAGTGCTCGTCGTCGTGGCGACCGGGATTGCGAGTCTGCTCTTCGTGTCCGGGCGCATGGGCGCGATGCCGCGTCTCGACGGCGCTCGTGCCATGCGCCGATCGTCGCGCCGTCGTCACGTTGTACACGACCCGCTCGCACCCGCGCACGGAGACAGCGAGACTCGGCACACATGGATCTTCGCCGGCCGAACGCTGTCGCTACACCACCGATCGATCCTGCTCGAAGTCGTCGTTCGACTGCTGTTCCACCCCGCCATCATCGTGTCGATCTACCTCCTCTTCGTCGGGCATAATGAGCCGGGCGGGGGCTTTGCCGGAGGGCTGCTCGCCGGACTCGCCCTCATTGCGCGCTACCTCGCCGGGGGCCGCTTCGAGCTCGCGGAAGCCGTCACCGTTGACGCGGGCAAGATTCTCGGCACCGGCATCCTGCTTGCCGTCGGTTCGGCTGTCGGCTCGCTTTTCTTCGGTGCCGACGCGCTCACCTCCGCATACCTCGAAACCGACGTCGCGGTTCTCGGGCATCTGTCCATCGGCACATCCACTATCTTCGACATCGGCGTCTACCTCGTCGTCGTCGGTCTCATTCTCGACATTCTGCGCAGCCTCGGCGGCGAGGTCGATCGCCAGCTCGACGACGCCGAGGTCACCGTCGGCACACGAGGAGGTGCGGCATGACAGCATCCCTCACCCTCGTCATCGTCATGGCGGTGATGTACGCGGCAGGTGTCTATGTGATGCTCGAGCGGAGCCTGACGCGTGTGCTCATCGGATTTCTGCTCGTGGGCAATGCCACAAACATTCTCATCTTCATCATGAGCGGGCCGAGCGGTTCAGCGCCCATCGTCGATGGGTCCACCACAGCGGATGCTCCCATGGTCGATCCGCTTCCACAGGTGCTCATGCTCACGGCGATCGTGATCAACTTCGGCATCACCGCGTTTTTGCTCGCGCTCATCTACCGCTCGTGGTGGCTGGCCCGACTCGGTGATCGCGGAGACACGGTTCCCGACGATCACGCGACAGACACCGAGGAGAGCACGGACGCCACGTTCGACGCCGTCGACGTCGATGACCAGGCGATCCAGGACATTCTCGACGCCAGCGATGAACACGTCGACGACACGCCAGACACGAAGAAGAAGGACAGATGATCGACTCCCTCCTTCCTCTCGTCGTCGCCATTCCGCTGCTTGGCGCGGCGGTCACGCTTGCGCTGGGCCGTCGCTCACGACTGCAGGTGATCGTCAGCACGGCAAGTCTCGTGCTGGTCACATTGCTGAGTCTCGCGCTCATGTTCGACATCGACACGAACGGCACGGCAGTTGTGCACGTTGGAGGGTGGGAAGCTCCCTGGGGAATCGTGCTCGTCGCCGACCGCCTCTCGGCGATCATGCTGCTGATCTCGGCGCTCATGCTTCTCGGGGTGCTCATCTTCTCGATCGGCCAGGGCATCGCAGACCAGAACGATGAAGAGACCCCGGTCTCGATCTTCCACCCCACGTACCTCGTGCTTGCGGCCGGAGTGTTCGATGCCTTCGTCGCCGGCGACCTCTTCAATCTCTACGTCGCATTCGAGATGCTTCTCTCGGCAAGCTACGTGCTGCTCACCCTCGGAGGAACGGGCGCGCGAATCCGGGCGGGCGTGACGTATATCGTCGTGAGCCTCGTCTCGTCGATCATCTTCCTCGCCGCGATCGCGCTGATCTACGGCGCGACGGGAACGGTGACCATCGCCCTCATCTCCGAGCGCATCCGGGATCTGCCGATGGACATTCAGATGATCCTCTGTGTGGCGCTGCTGATGGCGTTTTGCATCAAAGCCGCAGTGTTTCCGCTGTCGTTCTGGCTGCCAGATTCGTACCCGACAGCCCCCGCGCCCGTCACAGCTGTGTTCGCCGGTCTGCTGACGAAGGTGGGCGTCTACGCGATCATCCGCACAGACAACGTGCTGTTCGTCGATGTTCCGCTGCGTGTGCCGCTGATGGTCGTTGCGTTCTTCACGCTGCTCATCGGCATTCTTGGTGCGCTCGCGCAGGCCGACATCAAGAGGCTGCTGTCGTTCACGCTCGTGAGCCACATCGGGTACATGATCTTCGGCATCGCGATCGGCGGCGTGCACGCGCTCTCGGCGACGATCTACTACATCGTGCATCACATTGCCGTGCAGACGACGCTGTTTCTTGCGGCCGGCCTTGTGGAGCGCGTAGGCGGTTCAACGTCGATTTCGAGGCTTGGGGGAGTGCTGAAGGCGTCGCCCATGGTAGCCGTGCTGTTCTTTATCGGCGCCATGAACCTGGGCGGCATCCCCCCGTTCTCGGGCTTCCTCGGCAAGGTGAGCTTGTTCCAGGCCGGGCTCGAGCAGGCGGATTGGCTCATTTACGTGCTGGTCGGCGCGGGGGCCGCAACGTCGCTGCTCACCCTGTACGCCCTCGTGCGCGTGTGGAACATGGGTTTCTGGCGCAGCCGCAACGAGGTGACCGGGTATTCGTCGCCTCTGCTCGCATCGCTGCGCGAGAGCCCCGACGACTCCGGCTCTGTCATGACGAAGAGCATCTCGAAGCTCATGCTCGGAGCGACCACCGGTCTCGTGGCGGTGACCGTCGCCCTCACCCTGCTGGCCGGGCCGCTGTTCGGCTACACAGACCGGGCAGCCGAGAATCTCAGCAACCCGGACAACTACGTGAGCGCTGTCTTCGGGGAGGGGGAGCGATGAGCGACGCACCAGAGGTGAAACCCCCGGAAGAGACGTCGTCTGCCGGCGGACTCATCATTCTGAGCATCGGGCTCGTGGTGATCTGGATGCTGCTGTGGGGGCAGTTCACCTGGCTTTCGCTCATCACCGGAGTGTTGCTCTCCCTCGCCGTTTCGATCGTGTTCTATCTGCCTGCCGTCGACATGAGCATCCGGGTGAACCCCTGGTACACAGTCGTCTTCTTCGCCCGCCTGCTGTACGACATCGCACACGCGTCAATCGACATCGCGTGGCTCGTGCTGAAGCCACGATACGTGCCGTCGAATGCCATCACGGCGATCCCGCTGCGAACACGCTCGGACCTGATCATGACCTGGACTGCCGAGGCGATCTCCATCGTTCCGGGTTCGATCGTGCTCGACGTCGACCGCGAAGACTCCATTCTCTACGTGCACGTCATCAACGTGCGCACGCTGGCCGAGGTTGAGAAGTTCGAAGGCGAGGTGTTGCGCACAGAGAAGCGCATCGCCCTCGCGTTGGGCACGAAGGCCGATGTCGAGCGAGTTCGTGCGGGTGCTGCGGCATCCGTCACCATCGATCGCGGAGGTGAGGCGACGTGACAGTCATGAATACTCTCATCGGAATCGCCATCGTCTTGTTCACCGCTGGCGCGCTGGCTGCACTCTATCGGCTGATCACCGGACCGACGCTGCTCGACCGCGTCGTCGCGAGCGATGTACTGCTGGTCACAGTGATGTGCGGGCTCGGGGCCGAGATGGCGATCAACCATCACACGACGACGCTTCCTCTTCTGCTGGTTCTCGCGGCGTTCGCGTTTGTCGGTTCGGTGAGCGTTGCGAGGTTTATGGGGCGGAGGGATGACACATGAGCGGTGATGTGCGTGACTGGATCACGATAGTTCTTGTGCTTGTCGCAGCGGTGATGTGCCTCGCGGCCGGCGTCGGCCTGCTGCGCATGCCCGACGTGCTCTCGAGGCTGCACGCCGCGACGAAGCCACAGATTCTGGGCCTCATCGTCATGATGGTAGACATCTCGCTCAACACGCCCGCCGTTGTGACGATCACTCTCGCGATAGCGATCGTTTTCTTTCAGGGGATCACCGCGCCGATCTCCGCGCACATGGTGGGGAGATCGGGGTACCGTGCGGGCAGCGTGCACAGGGAATCGCTGATCCGCGACGATCTCGCGACGCGCATCGAACAGGCGGAGCGCAGCCAGGAGACCGAGACGTAGCGCGGTCGGCGCTGCTGTACACGTTGACTGACACCTGTGTCGGAGATTGGCGAGCCTGGTCAGCAGTGACCCGCGTGATTCCGAGGTTGCCGGTCATCGTGCAGGCCAGATCTCCGAAACACGTGTACATCGGCAGCCCGCGCAGGCGACATACTCACGAACCTTGACGACCTCCCCATTGAGCGGTGGTCATTCTTTGACGAGTTTCGGCGACGCGCACTCGACCTGCGAGACAAAGTCTCGACTCACGATGCCGCATACGTTGCACTGGTCGACGCTCTGGAATCTGTGTTGATCACGCGAGATGCGCGCCTCGCTCGCTTGGTTGGACACGATGTCAAGATCGTGGCGATATAGCGGCCAGGAGCTCGCCCTGCGACGATTGATCAAGGATTCGGAAGTCTGAGCCCGGATGCGGCGTGTCGCCGTTCGACACACCGGTGACGCGAGCGTGTCTCCGAATGCGTGAACGGTGCCACCGCCAGGATGCTGCTAACGCAGTTGCCGACCCTCGGCCCACACTCCGCGCACGTCGAACTCCGCGCCAAGCAGCACGGCATCTGCCGCGAAGCCTGGGCGCAGACTGCCGAGCGTTGCATCGAGGCCGAGTGCGCGGGCGGGAGCGCCCGTGACAGCATCCACAGCCTGTTCCATCGGCAGGCGCACATCGGTGACCGCTCGACGCAGAGCCTCGTCGAGCAGCAGCGTCGATCCGGCGATCGAGCCGCCCGTTGCACTGCCGTCATCGAGTCGCGCAACGCCAGACCTCACCATCACGTCGAGGCCGCCCAGTGTGTATGCGCCATCAGCGGCGCCCGCTGCAGCCATCGCGTCGGTGATCAGAGCGACCCGCCCCGGAGCCTGGCCACACAGCATCCGCACGACATCGGGGTGCACGTGAGTGCCATCGTTGATGACCTCGAGAGTGACGTCGTCGCGGCTCAGCGCAGCGATGACAGGGCCCGGCGCGCGGTGGTGGATGCCGTTCATGGCGTTGAAAGCGTGTGTGAGAAGCGTTGCGCCCGCGTCGAATGCGGCGTTGGTCTCGTCGTAGTCGGCAGACGTGTGCCCAACCGCAACGCGCGCGCCCGCATCGACGAAAGCGCGCACGGCCTCGAGCCCTCCGTCGAGCTCTGGCGCGAGAGTAATCTGCCGCAGGGTTCCGTTGGTGGCCGCAAGCAGCGTCTCGATATCAGGCGGCGTCGGGGCGATGAGCAGCTCTGCCGTGTGCGCACCCTTGCGCCCCACATCGAGAAACGGACCCTCAAGGTGCGAGCCCAGAATTAGCGGGTCGGATGCCGTCAGATCGGCGATCACGCGTGCCCGCTGCGCAAGATCGTCAATGGATGCTGTCACGAGCGACAGCACGGAACGTGTCGTTCCATGAGCCCTGTGCACAGCCACCGCCGTCGCAATCGCGTCGGCACCGTCATCGTACGCGGCGGCGCCTCCGCCGTGCCCGTGGATGTCGATGAAGCCGGGAGTCAGCCAATCGCCTGCCGCGTCGACGATCTCAGCGCCAGCCGCGCGTTCGCGCCACGCGTCGCCGGTGCCGGTCGCTGTCACGACAGCATCCGTCATCTGAACCCACGCATCATCGGTGACCGTGCCGTCGGTGACCAGTCGTGCTGAGTGAATGATGACTGTCATTCGGCGATCCTCACGTCGATGCCGCGCTCGGTGAACGCGGCGATTGCGTCGTTGTCTGCTCCGGCATCGGTAATCAGCATGTCGAAGGCGTCGAGCGGCGCGACCGAAGCAAATGCCCGGCGACCGATCTTTTGAGAGTCTGCCACGATCGCCGATCGCTTCGCGCGCTCGGCCATGAGCTGGTTGACGCGCGCTTCGCCTTCGTCGTGCACTGTCGCGCCTTGCTCGACGTCGATTCCGTTGACGCCGATGAATGCGATGTCGATGCTGAGCTTGCTGAGCATCTCGTCGGCGTAGGGCCCGGTGAGCTCATAGGA
The Paramicrobacterium chengjingii DNA segment above includes these coding regions:
- a CDS encoding monovalent cation/H+ antiporter complex subunit F, which gives rise to MNTLIGIAIVLFTAGALAALYRLITGPTLLDRVVASDVLLVTVMCGLGAEMAINHHTTTLPLLLVLAAFAFVGSVSVARFMGRRDDT
- a CDS encoding Na+/H+ antiporter subunit E → MSDAPEVKPPEETSSAGGLIILSIGLVVIWMLLWGQFTWLSLITGVLLSLAVSIVFYLPAVDMSIRVNPWYTVVFFARLLYDIAHASIDIAWLVLKPRYVPSNAITAIPLRTRSDLIMTWTAEAISIVPGSIVLDVDREDSILYVHVINVRTLAEVEKFEGEVLRTEKRIALALGTKADVERVRAGAAASVTIDRGGEAT
- a CDS encoding Na+/H+ antiporter subunit A; the protein is MAVLLTAFLVLSIVTPKLTRWLSTRVFFVIALVPLSAFVVTLTQTPMIIAGDEALEAYPWIPSLGIELSFRVDALAWLLSLVVTGVGTLVLVYCAHYFRADEPGLGRFAAIMLAFAGTMYGLVISDDIVVMFMFWEITSILSYLLIGHYTGRKESRGAALQALLVTTFGGLIMLIGVVMMIVASGSTSIAAMVAHPPGGAAVATAVILILIGALSKSAIVPFHFWLPAAMAAPTPVSAYLHAAAMVKAGIYLVARFAPGYADSPGWMPTLIVLGLAAMLVGAWRSLRQYDLKLVLAYGTVSQLGFLMVIAGFGTHDAGLAAVVLLLAHALYKATLFLVVGIIDQRTGTRDWRKLSGIGRRAPVLMIVSAIACLSMAGVPPLFGFIAKEAVFTAFFDAGLAGSSWGWVALIGTAVGSILTVAYTARFFWGAFARRENCEPTPLRMEGNGLLVSPILLTLGTVVLGVVPGVLGAPLGVYAESFADGGHAYLALWHGLQPALAISAGVLAIGLALFAVRTLVARIQDMVPDWIETSRGYWSIVSAVDRLAARSTIFAQRGGLSQYLSTILVVFVAGMVFTLSMNDTWPDGIRFFDYPAQAVIGLVMVIAAIMAAVVEKRMTAVLLVGITGYGLVALFALHGAPDLAITQGLVEMATIVIFVLVLRRLPVKIAQHNKPEQKKRRMLIGGLVGVTMGVVGIVALAARQAESISAQLPDLAVNEGHGRNIVNVMLVDIRAWDTMGEISVLVVVATGIASLLFVSGRMGAMPRLDGARAMRRSSRRRHVVHDPLAPAHGDSETRHTWIFAGRTLSLHHRSILLEVVVRLLFHPAIIVSIYLLFVGHNEPGGGFAGGLLAGLALIARYLAGGRFELAEAVTVDAGKILGTGILLAVGSAVGSLFFGADALTSAYLETDVAVLGHLSIGTSTIFDIGVYLVVVGLILDILRSLGGEVDRQLDDAEVTVGTRGGAA
- a CDS encoding Na+/H+ antiporter subunit D, with product MIDSLLPLVVAIPLLGAAVTLALGRRSRLQVIVSTASLVLVTLLSLALMFDIDTNGTAVVHVGGWEAPWGIVLVADRLSAIMLLISALMLLGVLIFSIGQGIADQNDEETPVSIFHPTYLVLAAGVFDAFVAGDLFNLYVAFEMLLSASYVLLTLGGTGARIRAGVTYIVVSLVSSIIFLAAIALIYGATGTVTIALISERIRDLPMDIQMILCVALLMAFCIKAAVFPLSFWLPDSYPTAPAPVTAVFAGLLTKVGVYAIIRTDNVLFVDVPLRVPLMVVAFFTLLIGILGALAQADIKRLLSFTLVSHIGYMIFGIAIGGVHALSATIYYIVHHIAVQTTLFLAAGLVERVGGSTSISRLGGVLKASPMVAVLFFIGAMNLGGIPPFSGFLGKVSLFQAGLEQADWLIYVLVGAGAATSLLTLYALVRVWNMGFWRSRNEVTGYSSPLLASLRESPDDSGSVMTKSISKLMLGATTGLVAVTVALTLLAGPLFGYTDRAAENLSNPDNYVSAVFGEGER
- the mnhG gene encoding monovalent cation/H(+) antiporter subunit G, with translation MSGDVRDWITIVLVLVAAVMCLAAGVGLLRMPDVLSRLHAATKPQILGLIVMMVDISLNTPAVVTITLAIAIVFFQGITAPISAHMVGRSGYRAGSVHRESLIRDDLATRIEQAERSQETET
- the nagA gene encoding N-acetylglucosamine-6-phosphate deacetylase; its protein translation is MTVIIHSARLVTDGTVTDDAWVQMTDAVVTATGTGDAWRERAAGAEIVDAAGDWLTPGFIDIHGHGGGAAAYDDGADAIATAVAVHRAHGTTRSVLSLVTASIDDLAQRARVIADLTASDPLILGSHLEGPFLDVGRKGAHTAELLIAPTPPDIETLLAATNGTLRQITLAPELDGGLEAVRAFVDAGARVAVGHTSADYDETNAAFDAGATLLTHAFNAMNGIHHRAPGPVIAALSRDDVTLEVINDGTHVHPDVVRMLCGQAPGRVALITDAMAAAGAADGAYTLGGLDVMVRSGVARLDDGSATGGSIAGSTLLLDEALRRAVTDVRLPMEQAVDAVTGAPARALGLDATLGSLRPGFAADAVLLGAEFDVRGVWAEGRQLR
- a CDS encoding NADH-quinone oxidoreductase subunit K; the encoded protein is MTASLTLVIVMAVMYAAGVYVMLERSLTRVLIGFLLVGNATNILIFIMSGPSGSAPIVDGSTTADAPMVDPLPQVLMLTAIVINFGITAFLLALIYRSWWLARLGDRGDTVPDDHATDTEESTDATFDAVDVDDQAIQDILDASDEHVDDTPDTKKKDR